One window of Chryseobacterium sp. JJR-5R genomic DNA carries:
- a CDS encoding DUF4861 family protein, which produces MMKFTVLKTAFAGALLSSALHWAQASVIEKIKKNPKAPFSYAELSVKEGGKWEGNKYIGGTFKNIQELTIPASHTDHSSYIRYEGIGLENNQIGYRLYLDWRNATDIFGKKTNTLVLPEVGQDGFESYHHDAPWGQDILKSGRTIGIGSYGRYDEQNDFIETFKIVKNTSVKVVNDKDRSYAAIDYTGWKTWGDPVDLQSRLTIFNKDRFVKVEVNLSNTLSGLCTGIVAIKNIPLRQGISKNKKWAYMATYGQQTLAKKEDNLGMAVFYPIENFDKYVQTKSTHTVVFKKTKNISYYFLGAWSQEPNGLATEESFYQDLDKKLEILDKNNQL; this is translated from the coding sequence ATGATGAAATTTACTGTATTGAAAACAGCATTCGCAGGCGCACTTTTAAGTTCAGCATTGCATTGGGCGCAGGCTTCTGTAATTGAAAAAATCAAGAAAAACCCCAAAGCTCCCTTTTCCTATGCAGAGCTTTCTGTAAAGGAAGGCGGAAAATGGGAAGGCAACAAATACATCGGCGGAACGTTTAAAAACATTCAGGAACTCACAATTCCTGCATCGCACACGGATCATTCTTCTTACATCAGGTACGAAGGGATCGGGCTGGAAAACAACCAGATCGGCTATAGGTTATATCTGGACTGGAGAAATGCAACGGATATTTTCGGTAAAAAAACTAATACTTTGGTTTTACCTGAAGTCGGGCAGGATGGTTTTGAATCCTATCATCATGATGCGCCCTGGGGACAGGATATTCTGAAATCCGGACGTACCATCGGTATTGGTTCATACGGAAGATATGACGAGCAGAATGATTTTATTGAGACATTTAAAATCGTAAAAAACACGTCCGTAAAAGTAGTCAATGACAAAGACAGATCTTATGCTGCAATCGATTACACAGGCTGGAAAACCTGGGGTGATCCGGTAGACCTGCAGTCCAGGCTGACCATCTTCAATAAAGACCGTTTTGTAAAAGTAGAGGTAAATCTGAGCAATACCCTGTCAGGATTATGCACGGGAATTGTCGCCATTAAGAATATTCCGTTAAGACAGGGAATCAGCAAAAATAAAAAATGGGCGTACATGGCAACGTACGGGCAGCAGACATTAGCCAAAAAAGAAGACAACCTGGGAATGGCAGTCTTCTACCCTATTGAAAATTTTGATAAATATGTACAGACAAAATCTACGCATACCGTAGTTTTTAAGAAAACAAAAAACATTTCCTATTACTTTTTGGGAGCGTGGTCACAGGAGCCCAACGGCCTGGCGACCGAAGAATCTTTCTATCAGGATTTAGATAAAAAACTGGAAATTTTAGATAAAAATAATCAACTTTAA
- a CDS encoding glycoside hydrolase family 88 protein, giving the protein MINHTIKAYAVAVLSSGMFLACAQTKTAATAKPAAETSASGKIIPANLKWSERMMLSEMQRFPEAWMLDFSKSPKWTYPSAIVLDGAEQLYIKTGKKEYYDYISGFGEQLIKEDGTILTYDLSKYNIDMLNSGNVLLYLYEKEKKDKYLKALQTLRLQIDGQPRTNEGSFWHKKIYPNQVWLDGLYMGMPFYTHYTKDFTKGTDAQKAYDDIVFQFDSVQKNLLDKKTGLLYHAWDESKKEAWADKETGLSPNFWGRAMGWYGMAMVDVLDYLPEDHPGRARLISYIKSYADAVIKVQDKKSGLWYQVLDKPLTNGNYEEATASAMFVYTMIKSVNKGYLPASYKTPAKKGYDGIIKHLITVDKNGVVNLNKCCAVAGLGGKPYRDGSYEYYVNEEIRSNDGKGTGPFILASLEFEK; this is encoded by the coding sequence ATGATTAACCATACCATAAAGGCATACGCAGTAGCCGTTTTAAGTTCAGGAATGTTCCTTGCCTGTGCCCAGACGAAAACCGCAGCCACCGCAAAACCGGCAGCCGAAACTTCAGCATCAGGAAAAATTATTCCTGCCAACCTGAAATGGTCTGAAAGAATGATGCTTTCCGAAATGCAGCGTTTTCCGGAAGCATGGATGCTGGATTTCAGCAAAAGCCCGAAATGGACGTACCCTTCGGCAATTGTTCTGGATGGCGCCGAACAACTTTATATCAAAACCGGGAAAAAAGAATATTACGATTACATCAGCGGCTTCGGAGAACAGCTGATCAAAGAAGACGGTACTATTCTTACCTACGACCTTTCCAAGTACAATATCGATATGCTGAACAGCGGGAATGTCCTTCTCTATCTGTATGAAAAAGAGAAAAAAGACAAATACCTGAAGGCGCTTCAGACGTTACGTTTACAGATTGATGGGCAGCCGAGAACCAACGAAGGCTCTTTCTGGCACAAGAAAATATACCCTAATCAGGTCTGGCTGGACGGGCTTTATATGGGGATGCCTTTCTACACACACTATACAAAAGATTTCACCAAAGGTACAGATGCTCAAAAAGCATATGACGATATTGTTTTCCAGTTTGATTCTGTTCAGAAAAATCTTTTAGACAAAAAAACCGGGTTGCTGTATCACGCCTGGGATGAAAGTAAAAAAGAAGCATGGGCCGATAAAGAAACCGGACTTTCACCGAATTTCTGGGGCAGGGCAATGGGCTGGTACGGGATGGCCATGGTAGACGTTCTGGATTACCTGCCTGAAGACCACCCGGGAAGAGCAAGATTAATTTCTTATATAAAATCTTACGCAGATGCTGTGATTAAAGTTCAGGATAAAAAATCCGGTCTCTGGTACCAGGTCCTGGATAAGCCGCTGACCAATGGCAATTATGAAGAAGCCACTGCATCAGCAATGTTTGTGTATACCATGATCAAATCGGTAAACAAAGGATATTTGCCCGCCTCTTATAAAACTCCCGCTAAAAAAGGCTACGACGGAATCATTAAACATTTAATTACCGTTGACAAAAACGGTGTGGTAAACTTAAATAAATGCTGCGCGGTCGCAGGCTTAGGCGGAAAACCTTACCGGGACGGCTCTTACGAATATTATGTAAACGAAGAAATCCGTTCCAACGACGGAAAAGGAACAGGGCCGTTTATCCTGGCAAGCTTGGAATTTGAAAAATAA
- a CDS encoding glycoside hydrolase 43 family protein, with the protein MKTKNILNILSITVFSIASNYLNAQEKNYVSEVWTADQGKNYRNPVLYADYSDPDAIRVGNDYYMTASSFNEAPGLPVLHSKDMVSWKLVNYALPDVLPNEHFSTPRRGDGVWAPSIRFHKGEFYIYWGDPDFGIYMVKTKDPMGAWEKPVLVMEGKGLIDSCPFWDEDGQAYLVHGWAGSRAGVKSILSINKMNPEGTKVLDKGTHVFDGHEAHPTVEGPKMYKRNGYYYIFAPAGGVATGWQLVLRSKDIYGPYEEKVVLEQGSTKINGPHQGAWVDTPSGEDWFYHFQDVDAGGRIVHLQPVKWEKDWPVIGIDNNKNGIGEPVLTYKKPNVGQSYPIVTPPETDEFDGEKLGLQWQWSANENIVWSSKLPGQKFLRLFSMKVPEGEKNLWNVPNLLTQKFPAPVFAASTKVKLIPEDAKEGKTAGLLVMGLDHESIVITNKPDGFYLQLRRAEKADKGGEEKILFETKLKGNEAYLKVNVNEPNGLCRFSYSEDGKNFTKVGEVFQAKPGKWIGAKVGLYSVSTQKANRGGYADFDWFRITKN; encoded by the coding sequence ATGAAGACAAAAAACATTTTAAATATACTTTCAATCACCGTTTTTTCAATTGCATCAAATTATTTAAATGCACAGGAAAAGAACTACGTTTCCGAAGTCTGGACCGCCGACCAGGGAAAAAATTACAGAAACCCTGTTCTGTATGCCGATTATTCTGATCCTGACGCCATCCGTGTCGGTAACGATTATTATATGACGGCTTCAAGCTTCAACGAAGCTCCGGGACTGCCCGTTCTTCATTCAAAAGATATGGTCAGCTGGAAACTGGTGAATTATGCCCTTCCGGATGTTCTTCCGAATGAACATTTTTCCACACCAAGAAGAGGTGACGGGGTTTGGGCACCGAGCATCCGATTCCACAAAGGTGAATTCTATATCTATTGGGGAGATCCCGATTTCGGAATTTACATGGTGAAAACCAAAGATCCGATGGGAGCCTGGGAAAAGCCTGTTCTGGTAATGGAAGGAAAAGGCCTGATCGATTCCTGCCCGTTCTGGGATGAAGACGGACAAGCCTATCTGGTTCATGGCTGGGCAGGCAGCCGTGCCGGCGTAAAAAGTATTTTATCCATTAATAAAATGAATCCTGAAGGGACCAAAGTTCTGGATAAAGGCACGCATGTTTTCGATGGTCATGAGGCCCATCCTACGGTTGAAGGCCCTAAAATGTACAAGAGAAACGGTTACTATTATATTTTTGCCCCTGCCGGCGGTGTGGCAACAGGCTGGCAGCTGGTGTTGAGGTCAAAAGATATATACGGTCCTTACGAAGAAAAAGTGGTGCTGGAACAGGGCTCAACAAAAATCAACGGTCCGCATCAGGGAGCCTGGGTAGATACGCCTTCCGGTGAAGATTGGTTTTACCATTTCCAGGATGTTGATGCAGGCGGAAGAATTGTTCACCTACAGCCGGTGAAATGGGAAAAAGACTGGCCGGTCATCGGAATCGATAACAATAAAAACGGCATCGGGGAACCGGTACTAACCTATAAAAAACCAAATGTCGGACAGTCCTATCCTATTGTAACCCCTCCTGAAACAGATGAATTTGACGGTGAAAAATTAGGTTTGCAATGGCAGTGGAGCGCCAATGAAAATATTGTCTGGTCATCCAAACTTCCCGGACAGAAATTTTTAAGATTATTTTCGATGAAAGTTCCTGAAGGCGAGAAAAACCTCTGGAACGTCCCGAATTTATTAACCCAGAAATTCCCGGCTCCGGTTTTTGCAGCTTCCACAAAGGTTAAATTGATACCAGAAGATGCCAAAGAAGGAAAAACCGCAGGACTTTTGGTCATGGGATTGGATCATGAATCCATCGTCATTACCAATAAACCGGATGGATTTTATTTACAGTTAAGAAGAGCCGAAAAAGCAGATAAAGGCGGCGAAGAAAAGATTTTGTTTGAAACAAAATTAAAAGGGAACGAAGCCTATCTGAAAGTAAACGTGAACGAACCGAATGGCTTGTGCCGGTTCAGCTACAGTGAAGACGGAAAAAATTTCACAAAAGTGGGCGAAGTCTTTCAGGCAAAACCCGGAAAATGGATCGGCGCTAAAGTGGGCTTATATTCTGTAAGCACACAAAAAGCAAACCGTGGCGGTTATGCGGATTTTGACTGGTTCAGAATTACTAAAAATTAA
- a CDS encoding rhamnogalacturonan acetylesterase, producing MTKKLQKTVLFLFAVWLLSACQSQNNAQKAAAKHSKKVTHIYLIGDSTMADYTGDYEPGKDYMKVRYPITGWGQVFQPFFVKDSLASLKPAITTDYVAIIDRAHGGRSTRTFFQEGRWRYVFEHLQPGDYVMMQFGHNDGSEKHTERYVNIQGYKEFLRLFVTQTIQKGGNPIILTPVARNYPWKDGKLENVHGEYAQAPIDIAKEMNVPYIDLNTSSMAYFTKKGQDFTTNHYFMNFPENVYEAYPKGQKDNTHFQPEGAKAVASLVYQELKKIIKTQNK from the coding sequence ATGACAAAAAAATTACAGAAGACCGTTTTATTTTTATTCGCTGTTTGGCTGTTATCTGCCTGTCAGTCACAGAACAATGCTCAAAAGGCAGCGGCAAAACACAGTAAAAAAGTCACGCATATTTACCTTATCGGAGATTCCACGATGGCGGATTATACCGGAGATTACGAGCCCGGAAAAGATTATATGAAAGTCCGCTATCCGATTACCGGTTGGGGACAGGTTTTCCAGCCGTTTTTTGTGAAAGACAGCCTGGCTTCTTTGAAGCCTGCGATTACAACAGATTATGTTGCGATTATCGACAGAGCGCACGGCGGAAGAAGTACCCGGACTTTTTTTCAGGAAGGGAGATGGCGGTATGTCTTTGAACATCTGCAGCCAGGCGATTATGTGATGATGCAGTTCGGGCATAACGACGGCTCCGAAAAACATACGGAACGGTATGTAAATATTCAGGGATATAAAGAATTTTTACGGCTGTTTGTAACGCAGACCATACAAAAAGGAGGAAATCCCATCATCCTGACGCCGGTTGCCCGAAATTACCCTTGGAAAGACGGGAAACTGGAAAATGTGCATGGGGAATATGCACAGGCTCCCATTGATATAGCCAAAGAAATGAATGTCCCCTATATTGATTTAAATACATCATCCATGGCATATTTTACCAAAAAAGGACAGGATTTCACAACAAACCATTACTTTATGAATTTCCCGGAGAATGTTTACGAAGCCTATCCCAAGGGGCAAAAAGACAACACGCATTTTCAGCCGGAAGGTGCAAAAGCAGTAGCGTCACTTGTTTATCAGGAATTAAAAAAAATAATTAAAACTCAGAACAAATAA
- a CDS encoding glycoside hydrolase family 28 protein, with amino-acid sequence MKKSLTIIGLAAAMMFSGQLYAQNLDIYKNIEFKMPQVTETSFAANTVSITQYGGVAGGNIKNTAAFKKAIEDLSKKGGGKLVVPRGMWLTGPIELKSNINLHVEEGAFIVFSKDKNDYPLVDVSFEGLNTIRCQSPISAKNATNIAITGKGVIDGSGDAWRAIKKSKVSESEWKEIVKSGGIVSADGKNWYPSESYKKGFESSSSFNVPDKISKEELTTVKDFLRPVMVSLVGCNQVLLDGPTFQNSPAWNLHPLMCTNVILRNLTVRNPWFSQNGDGVDLESCKNVLIYDNTFDVGDDAICIKSGKDKDGRKRNMPTENVIIKNNVVYHGHGGFVIGSEMSGGARNIHVSDCTFIGTDIGLRFKTTRGRGGIVENIYIKNIDMINIPTQVIGFNMFYEGASPVLEDGQKQEGNKAPEKVYPVTEETPVFRNIFFKNINAVNSYEAITLFGLAEMNLKNIVIEDSQFDTKKAMTIVDADGIQLKNVKLKYTEGTGATVYNSKNINLSTVKFESANKPSVKVLGNKTGTVLLPKEITSDKSALSIGAEVAKNAVK; translated from the coding sequence ATGAAAAAGTCTCTTACCATAATAGGTTTAGCAGCAGCGATGATGTTTTCGGGGCAGCTGTATGCCCAGAACCTGGATATTTATAAAAACATTGAGTTTAAAATGCCTCAGGTCACTGAAACTTCTTTTGCAGCCAATACCGTTTCCATCACACAATATGGCGGTGTGGCAGGCGGAAACATAAAAAATACGGCGGCCTTCAAAAAAGCAATTGAAGACCTTTCCAAAAAAGGAGGCGGAAAACTGGTCGTTCCGAGAGGAATGTGGCTTACAGGCCCGATCGAGTTGAAAAGCAACATCAATCTTCATGTGGAAGAAGGGGCTTTTATCGTTTTCAGTAAGGACAAAAATGATTATCCTCTGGTGGATGTCAGTTTTGAAGGATTAAATACCATCCGTTGCCAGTCTCCGATCTCAGCAAAAAATGCAACCAATATTGCCATTACCGGAAAAGGCGTCATCGACGGAAGCGGTGATGCGTGGAGAGCCATCAAAAAAAGCAAGGTTTCAGAATCTGAATGGAAGGAAATCGTAAAATCCGGCGGCATTGTATCTGCCGATGGTAAGAATTGGTATCCTTCCGAAAGCTATAAAAAGGGATTTGAAAGCAGTTCCAGCTTCAATGTTCCTGATAAAATTTCTAAAGAAGAACTGACGACAGTTAAAGATTTCCTCCGTCCGGTAATGGTAAGCCTCGTAGGTTGCAACCAAGTATTGCTGGATGGCCCGACTTTCCAGAATTCACCGGCCTGGAACCTTCACCCGCTGATGTGTACAAATGTCATCTTAAGAAATCTGACAGTCAGAAATCCCTGGTTTTCACAAAACGGCGATGGCGTAGACCTGGAATCCTGTAAAAATGTGTTGATTTATGACAATACGTTCGATGTAGGTGACGATGCCATCTGTATTAAATCCGGAAAAGATAAAGACGGCAGAAAAAGAAATATGCCTACTGAGAATGTCATCATCAAAAACAATGTGGTGTATCACGGCCACGGAGGCTTTGTCATCGGAAGCGAAATGTCCGGAGGAGCGAGAAACATTCATGTTTCAGACTGTACTTTTATCGGAACGGATATCGGGCTCCGTTTCAAGACCACCCGTGGAAGAGGCGGAATTGTTGAAAATATCTACATTAAAAATATTGATATGATCAACATCCCGACACAGGTTATCGGATTTAACATGTTCTATGAAGGAGCATCTCCGGTTCTGGAAGACGGACAGAAACAGGAAGGGAACAAAGCTCCTGAAAAAGTATATCCTGTAACCGAGGAAACTCCGGTTTTCAGAAATATTTTCTTTAAAAACATCAATGCCGTTAATTCTTATGAGGCAATCACCTTATTCGGTCTGGCAGAAATGAACCTTAAAAATATTGTGATTGAAGATTCTCAGTTTGACACCAAAAAAGCAATGACCATTGTTGATGCAGATGGAATCCAACTGAAAAATGTAAAGCTGAAATATACTGAGGGAACAGGAGCAACGGTTTACAACAGCAAAAACATCAACCTTTCAACGGTAAAATTTGAATCTGCAAACAAGCCGTCCGTTAAGGTATTAGGAAATAAAACGGGAACCGTTTTGCTGCCGAAAGAAATTACGTCTGATAAAAGCGCGCTTTCTATCGGTGCAGAAGTTGCTAAAAATGCAGTTAAATAA
- a CDS encoding alpha/beta hydrolase codes for MIFNIKHTYISIFFMGTMAFGQVNRPNATPYTNEATYEKLKKKHPFITPINRPVPQNIGIDKNVEYTNVNGLSLRSDVYYPSDRSKKYPGIAMVHGGGWISGSRENEKFMAMELASKGYVAIAVGYRLADAAEYPAGVEDVETAVKWLRKNHKKYSLDKRKIAVLGESAGAQMATLVGVKKRNKIQVIVNVDGIVSFIHPEAEESTYAAYWLGGDRTVNLKNWTEASPLEYVDKHTPPTLFINSSQPRFHAGRDDMMKKLKSYNIPTEFHEIKDTPHSFWSAEPWFTETLNYTVDFLDKVLK; via the coding sequence ATGATTTTTAACATAAAACATACTTATATTTCTATTTTTTTTATGGGGACTATGGCATTCGGACAGGTAAACCGGCCGAATGCCACTCCTTATACAAATGAAGCGACATATGAGAAACTAAAGAAAAAACATCCTTTTATCACTCCGATAAACCGGCCGGTCCCGCAAAACATCGGGATTGATAAAAATGTGGAATATACCAACGTTAACGGACTCTCATTAAGATCGGATGTATATTATCCCAGTGACCGATCAAAAAAATATCCGGGAATTGCCATGGTTCACGGAGGCGGCTGGATTTCGGGAAGCAGGGAAAATGAGAAGTTTATGGCGATGGAACTGGCTTCAAAAGGCTACGTTGCCATTGCGGTCGGTTACCGGCTGGCTGATGCTGCAGAATATCCTGCCGGAGTCGAAGATGTTGAAACTGCTGTTAAGTGGTTAAGGAAAAACCACAAAAAATATTCGCTGGATAAAAGGAAAATCGCTGTTTTGGGCGAGTCTGCGGGAGCCCAGATGGCAACTTTGGTGGGTGTGAAGAAAAGGAATAAAATTCAGGTCATCGTTAATGTAGACGGTATTGTTTCATTTATCCATCCCGAAGCCGAAGAAAGCACGTATGCTGCCTATTGGCTGGGCGGCGACAGAACAGTCAACCTAAAAAACTGGACGGAAGCTTCACCGCTGGAATATGTGGATAAGCATACGCCTCCTACCCTTTTCATCAACAGTTCCCAGCCCCGTTTCCATGCCGGAAGAGATGATATGATGAAAAAACTGAAGAGCTATAATATCCCGACGGAGTTTCATGAAATCAAAGATACCCCGCACTCATTCTGGTCTGCGGAACCCTGGTTCACAGAAACACTGAATTATACGGTGGATTTTTTAGATAAGGTTTTGAAATAA
- a CDS encoding pectinesterase family protein, with product MRKIFLILFISVAQFLFAGNNPYIKITVAKDGSGDFTSVQKAINSVRDLGPAEALISIKSGTYNEKVVIPSSKHKITLEGENKDNTIITNNDFSGKLNAFNEKMTTFNSYTVLVMGDDIKISNLTIQNGSCNEGQAVSLHVEGDRFMIKNSKILGCQDTVYSATSHSRQYFENCYIEGTTDFIFGQATVVFKSCTIKSLADSYITAAATEADKKYGFVFFDCKLIAKEGITKVYLGRPWRPYAKTVFINTEIGKHILPEGWNPWKGDKMFPDKEKTAYYAESGSKGDGGNISKRVSWSHQLTKKELKNYTIGKIFADWNPVNSNK from the coding sequence ATGAGAAAAATATTTTTAATTCTCTTCATTTCGGTTGCTCAGTTTCTGTTTGCAGGAAATAATCCCTACATAAAAATTACCGTGGCCAAAGACGGAAGCGGTGATTTTACATCGGTTCAGAAAGCAATCAATTCAGTACGGGATTTAGGTCCGGCGGAAGCATTGATTTCCATTAAATCAGGCACGTATAATGAAAAAGTAGTCATCCCTTCTTCAAAACATAAAATTACCTTAGAAGGCGAAAATAAAGACAACACCATTATCACCAACAATGATTTTTCAGGGAAATTAAATGCGTTTAATGAAAAAATGACGACCTTCAATTCTTACACGGTATTGGTGATGGGCGATGATATTAAAATCAGCAATCTGACCATTCAAAATGGTTCGTGCAACGAAGGCCAGGCGGTTTCTCTCCACGTAGAAGGCGACCGTTTTATGATTAAAAATTCAAAGATCCTCGGATGTCAGGATACAGTATATTCAGCAACCAGCCACAGCAGGCAGTATTTTGAAAACTGCTATATTGAAGGAACAACCGATTTTATCTTCGGGCAGGCAACGGTTGTCTTTAAAAGCTGTACAATCAAAAGCTTAGCCGATTCTTACATTACCGCAGCGGCAACCGAAGCCGACAAAAAGTATGGTTTTGTTTTTTTTGACTGTAAACTTATTGCCAAAGAGGGCATTACAAAAGTTTATTTGGGAAGACCCTGGAGGCCTTACGCCAAAACCGTGTTCATCAACACCGAAATAGGAAAACATATCCTTCCTGAAGGCTGGAATCCATGGAAAGGCGACAAAATGTTCCCTGATAAGGAAAAAACCGCTTATTACGCAGAATCCGGAAGCAAAGGGGATGGCGGAAATATTTCAAAACGGGTAAGCTGGTCACACCAGCTTACAAAAAAAGAACTGAAAAATTATACCATCGGTAAAATTTTTGCTGACTGGAACCCTGTTAACAGCAATAAATAA
- a CDS encoding rhamnogalacturonan acetylesterase: MNRKLTVLFLFLSIIIGAQKKPTLFLIGDSTMSNKENPDKNPEHGWGQVLPQFMTSGIEIQNHAMNGRSSKSFRTEGRWDKVEKQLKKGDFVIIQFGHNDQKLKDSTKFTNPYTQYRANLERYVNEARAKGATPILMTSITRRNFNENGVLIDTHKEYPLVVRMVADDLKVPFVDMQLLTEQMEIAYGPEKSKMLHLYFKAGENPYYSKDKADDTHLSKLGAETVAKLALKDLKTLKTGLEKYIK; this comes from the coding sequence ATGAACAGAAAATTAACCGTACTGTTTTTATTTTTATCAATAATCATAGGTGCACAAAAAAAGCCTACCCTGTTTTTGATCGGTGATTCTACCATGTCGAATAAAGAAAATCCGGATAAGAATCCTGAACATGGCTGGGGGCAGGTATTGCCGCAGTTTATGACTTCAGGTATAGAAATTCAGAATCATGCCATGAACGGGAGAAGCTCAAAAAGTTTCAGAACGGAAGGAAGATGGGACAAAGTGGAAAAACAGTTGAAAAAAGGGGATTTCGTGATTATTCAGTTTGGCCACAACGACCAGAAACTGAAAGATTCTACAAAATTTACCAACCCTTATACGCAATACAGGGCCAATCTGGAAAGATATGTGAATGAAGCAAGGGCAAAAGGGGCAACGCCCATTCTGATGACTTCAATTACCAGGAGAAACTTTAATGAAAACGGTGTCCTTATTGATACCCATAAAGAATATCCGCTGGTCGTAAGAATGGTTGCCGATGACCTAAAAGTCCCTTTTGTGGATATGCAGCTGCTGACTGAACAGATGGAAATTGCTTACGGCCCGGAAAAATCAAAAATGCTGCATCTTTACTTTAAGGCAGGGGAAAACCCGTATTATTCCAAGGACAAGGCAGATGATACCCATTTGTCTAAACTCGGAGCAGAAACGGTTGCAAAACTGGCTTTAAAAGATCTCAAAACCCTTAAAACAGGATTAGAGAAATATATTAAATAA
- a CDS encoding cupin domain-containing protein — protein MNFKKEPFFDGNSEWEDLGGGVSRQFVGYNSQVMMVIVKFEKDAIGALHQHFHSQITYVASGKFEVTVDGEVKILQQGDGFFAQPNIFHGVKCLEEGQLIDAFTPVREDFLKD, from the coding sequence ATGAATTTCAAAAAAGAACCGTTCTTCGACGGCAATTCCGAATGGGAAGATTTAGGAGGCGGAGTATCAAGACAATTTGTAGGGTACAACTCACAGGTAATGATGGTAATCGTGAAATTTGAGAAAGATGCCATCGGAGCCCTGCATCAGCATTTCCATTCGCAGATCACCTATGTTGCTTCAGGAAAATTTGAAGTGACTGTTGATGGTGAAGTTAAAATACTTCAGCAGGGCGACGGATTTTTTGCCCAGCCTAATATTTTCCATGGTGTAAAATGTCTGGAAGAAGGACAGCTGATTGATGCATTCACACCGGTTAGAGAAGATTTTCTTAAGGATTGA
- a CDS encoding alpha/beta hydrolase has product MPNSKGLSLKTEEKDGRIVQIKETELFAFLPPKEDRKQMSVIIIPGGGYYKLTYDLNGFQIAKWFNTLGISAFVLNYRLPISPDVKQRELAPLQDIQAAVKYIRKNAGQYGISPEQVGVIGTSAGGHLAAMASNIPTDYTGLKGDWATIPTIPDFAILVSPVIDLGEFAHVGSRNSLLGENASPEKIKEYSMQNRVTEKTPPTLLVHAQNDKTVPVMNSILYYQAMTENKVKGALFIFPEGEHKIGIMNKTGLTDHWKTLCSDWLKTIIK; this is encoded by the coding sequence ATGCCGAATTCAAAAGGATTATCCTTAAAAACCGAAGAAAAAGACGGCCGGATTGTACAGATAAAAGAAACCGAACTTTTTGCTTTTTTACCTCCCAAAGAAGACAGAAAACAGATGTCGGTCATCATCATTCCCGGTGGCGGATATTATAAGCTCACTTATGATCTGAACGGTTTCCAGATTGCAAAATGGTTCAATACCTTAGGGATTTCTGCTTTCGTTTTGAATTACAGGCTGCCGATTTCCCCTGATGTCAAGCAAAGGGAACTGGCTCCGCTACAGGACATCCAGGCGGCTGTAAAATACATCAGAAAAAATGCCGGGCAGTATGGCATTTCGCCCGAGCAGGTCGGCGTAATCGGAACTTCCGCAGGCGGGCATCTGGCTGCCATGGCAAGCAATATCCCTACAGACTATACCGGCCTAAAAGGCGATTGGGCAACCATTCCTACTATTCCGGATTTTGCGATTCTGGTCTCTCCGGTGATCGATCTTGGGGAATTTGCGCATGTGGGAAGCCGCAACAGCCTGCTGGGTGAAAATGCCTCCCCGGAAAAAATCAAAGAATATTCCATGCAGAACCGGGTGACGGAGAAAACACCGCCTACCCTTCTGGTTCATGCACAAAATGATAAAACGGTCCCCGTGATGAACAGCATCCTTTATTATCAGGCCATGACAGAAAACAAAGTAAAAGGAGCCTTATTTATTTTCCCTGAAGGAGAACATAAGATCGGAATCATGAATAAAACCGGACTTACAGACCACTGGAAAACATTATGTTCAGACTGGCTGAAAACAATAATTAAATAA